From Coturnix japonica isolate 7356 chromosome 3, Coturnix japonica 2.1, whole genome shotgun sequence, the proteins below share one genomic window:
- the SLC2A12 gene encoding solute carrier family 2, facilitated glucose transporter member 12, translated as MVPVQSAEELGQQCQAMRAGEDEEDDRGSRHLHELPAAAGCGTFTLLSSATAAVSGLLMGYELGLISGALLQMSSILALSCKEQEIVVSSLLFGALFASLTGGFLIDRFGRRFAIIIASSLLVMGSLILLPHESFGILIVGRIAIGISISLSSIATCVYIAEIAPQHRRGLLVSLNELMIVIGILFAYISNYAFASVSHGWKYMFGLVIPLGVLQAIAMYFLPPSPRFLVMKNNDEAARKILERLRETSDATKELTVIKSSLKDEHQYSFMDLFRSKNNMRARMLVGLTLVFFVQTTGQPNILFYASTVLKSVGFQSNEAASLASTGVGVVKVVSTVPATVFVDKVGSKTFLCIGSSVMAVSLVTMGLVNRNIHMNFTNICRSQSPEDTYQRPGNLTGVTNGSLKDLFSNMALPERLLFDIQRNLDVTRIGELNRTTPAGGKSRMGSHTESGEVPVVLKWVSLASLLVYVAAFSIGLGPMSWLVLSEIFPGGIRGRAMALTSSMNWGINLLISLTFLTVTELIGLSRVCFIYTVMSLASLAFVIVFIPETKGCSLEQISMELAKDKYTKTPLCWMSQRREKLVPVELPNRENEQIY; from the exons GCTGTGGAACATTTACTTTACTAtcttctgccactgctgctgtaaGTGGACTTCTAATGGGCTATGAGTTGGGCCTTATCTCTGGAGCTCTTCTTCAGATGAGTAGCATATTAGCACTCTCTTGCAAAGAGCAGGAAATTGTTGTGAGTTCCCTTCTTTTTGGGGCCTTATTTGCATCACTTACCGGTGGATTCCTGATTGATCGCTTTGGAAGGAGATTTGCTATTATTATTGCGTCATCTCTACTTGTAATGGGAAGTCTGATTTTACTGCCTCATGAATCATTTGGAATACTTATTGTTGGACGAATTGCCATAGGTATTTCCATATCATTATCATCCATTGCGACATGTGTGTATATTGCTGAGATtgccccacagcacagaagagGCCTTCTCGTTTCGTTAAATGAACTCATGATCGTGATAGGAATTCTTTTTGCCTATATTTCAAATTACGCATTTGCCAGTGTATCTCATGGCTGGAAGTATATGTTCGGCCTTGTAATTCCATTAGGTGTCTTGCAGGCTATTGCCATGTATTTCCTTCCACCAAGTCCACGTTTTCTtgttatgaaaaataatgatgaagctgcaagaaaaatacTGGAGAGACTACGGGAAACTTCAGATGCTACTAAAGAACTCACTGTTATCAAGTCTTCCCTGAAAGATGAACATCAGTATAGTTTCATGGACCTGTTTCGTTCAAAGAACAACATGAGAGCCCGAATGCTGGTAGGGCTCACACTAGTCTTTTTTGTGCAAACAACTGGGCAAcctaacattttattttatgcatcaACTGTTTTGAAGTCAGTTGGGTTTCAGAGCAATGAAGCTGCCAGCTTGGCTTCTACTGGAGTTGGTGTGGTTAAAGTGGTCAGCACAGTTCCAGCCACAGTTTTTGTAGATAAGGTTGGAAGTAAAACTTTTCTGTGTATTGGCTCTTCTGTTATGGCAGTATCATTGGTCACTATGGGCTTAGTGAACCGTAATATACACATGAATTTCACCAATATCTGTAGAAGCCAGTCTCCAGAGGATACCTATCAGAGACCAGGAAACCTCACTGGTGTCACCAATGGGAGCCTCAAGGACCTCTTTTCTAATATGGCTTTGCCAGAAAGACTCTTATTCGACATACAGAGAAACCTTGATGTCACCAGGATAGGAGAACTGAACAGGACCACCCCAGCAGGAGGCAAAAGCAGGATGGGGTCACACACAGAGAGTGGGGAGGTTCCCGTTGTCTTGAAATGGGTCTCACTGGCCAGCCTGCTTGTTTATGTTGCTGCATTTTCCATAGGTCTTGGACCAA tgtCTTGGTTGGTTCTGAGTGAAATTTTCCCTGGTGGGATCAGGGGACGGGCCATGGCTTTGACATCTAGCATGAACTGGGGAATAAACCTTCTCATCTCTTTGACGTTTTTGACTGTCACAG aGCTTATTGGTTTGTCCCGGGTGTGTTTCATTTACACGGTAATGAGCCTGGCATCCCTTGCTTTTGTTATTGTGTTTATACCAGAGACAAAAGGATGCTCGTTGGAGCAAATATCCATGGAACTGGCTAAAGA TAAATACACAAAGACCCCCTTGTGCTGGATGAGCCAGCGCAGGGAGAAGCTGGTGCCAGTGGAACTGCCCAACAGGGAGAATGAACAGATCTACTAG
- the TBPL1 gene encoding TATA box-binding protein-like protein 1, which translates to MDADSDVALDILITNVVCVFRTRCHLNLRKIALEGANVIYKRDVGKVLMKLRKPRITATIWSSGKVICTGATSEEEAKFGARRLARCLQKLGFQVIFTDFKVVNVLAVCNMPFEIRLPEFTKNNRPHASYEPELHPAVCYRIKTLRATLQIFSTGSITVTGPNVKAVASAVEQIYPFVFESRK; encoded by the exons ATGGATGCGGACAGTGATGTTGCATTGGACATTTTAATCACAAACGTAGTGTGTGTTTTTAGAACAAGATGTCATTTAAACTTGAGGAAAATTGCATTAGAGGGAGCAAACGTGATATACAAGCGTGATGTTGGG aaaGTGTTAATGAAACTTAGAAAACCTAGGATTACAGCCACAATTTGGTCCTCAGGAAAAGTTATTTGCACAGGAGCCACGAG TGAAGAAGAAGCTAAATTTGGTGCCAGACGATTAGCTCGTTGTCTACAGAAACTAGGTTTTCAG gtaattttcacagattttaaaGTTGTGAATGTTTTAGCAGTGTGCAACATGCCCTTTGAGATCAGATTGCCAGAATTTACGAAGAATAACAGACCTCATGCTAG ttaTGAACCAGAACTTCATCCTGCTGTGTGCTACAGAATAAAAACTCTCAGAGCTACCTTACAGATTTTTTCAACTGGCAGTATCACAGTTACAG GGCCAAACGTAAAGGCTGTCGCCAGCGCTGTGGAGCAGATTTATCCGTTCgtgtttgaaagcagaaaataa